A window of Desulfuromonas soudanensis genomic DNA:
TTGGCCGAAGCATGCAGCTCCCACCGGGGTTCGGCCGCCCGGCCGCCGATGGCGATCTCCAGATCCACGGCTCCGCCTGCGGACCAGGGTCCGAGGCCGGGCTGCCGGCGCTGCCAGGCGGCAAGGTCGGGCACTTTCAGTTCGACCTTCCCCTCCAGGCGCTCTTCGCCGAGGTGCAGGTCGATCTTCAGGCGGCTCCTGCCGCCGAGGTCCCCGCCGCCGGTCACTTGCCAGGCGCCCGTTTTCCCGGCGACCTCCAGACGCATCGGGCCGAGGAGGAGGGTCCGCTCTTCCCACCGGAGGACGCCGGAGCCGCTCGTCACGGCGAGCTGCAGCTTGTTGCCGTCAAAAGAGGGCTTGAGAACGAGGTTTCTCACCGTCCATCGGGGCGCCTCCGGGAGCCGGATGCCGGCCAGGGCGAGGAGGGGGCGAAGGTCGTCGTCCCCGAGCTCGGCCAGGGTGATTTCCCCGCCCCCTCCGGTCAGCGAGCCGTCCCCCCAATTCAGGCGCAGCGGCTCGCCGAGGAGGTCGTTGCCCCGCCATTGAAACCGCGTCATCTCGCCGCGGATCCCCCCTTCCCAGTCTCCCCGCCCCTGGAGTTCAAGGGTTCCGACCTCATTTTGCCGCAGCTTGAGTTCCAGGGACCACTGCCGTCCGAGGGTGGCGCGGCCCTCGACGTGCCAGGGTTCGGCGCCGCCGGCGAGGCGGATTTCCCCGTCGCGGATTTCCAGGTCGTCGATGGAAAAGGGCGCTCCTTCGGGCCAGGGTCTCCGAGGGGAATCGCCCGCGGTCTCTGCCGGTTGCAGCAGGAGCCTGCCGCCGGTAAGGACCAGTTTCTGCAGGCGCCGCTCGCTGAAAAGCTCCCACCCCCCGACCATTTCCAGTCGCTCCAGTTCCAGATCTCCGGCGCTTGCGCCTGTGATCTCCACCCCCTCGGCCCGCAGCGTCCCCCCTTGCAGCCACAGGCGATCGATGGTCGCCTCGACCTGAAAGCGACGGGAGAGTTCCCGGACGAGGAGCGGCCGCACCAGTCCCTGCACCAGGCGGTCGCGATACATAAAAGCGACGGCGGCCAGGAGGACGGTCAGGAGCAGACCGAGGGCCGCCGCCTTGCCGAGGCGGCGGAAAAATGATCGGGATCGGTTCATGGATTCAAGTATAGAGGGGAAGGGGAGGGCTGGCTATGCCGGAGTGGGCACTCTCTGAAAACCAGGGCGCTGAAAACCCTTGCTCCGCAGATGACGCTGATGGGCGCAGATGAAACCGGGATCCAGGAGTCAGGGGCTGGTTGATTCCAGATCTTGATTTATCATCTGTGTAAATCTGCGTCATCTGCGGATAGGTTTGGCCCTTGAATGTCTTCCTCGGTCCCCGGGGTGAGGCCTGTTGGTGCCAAAGTGTCACCATTGAATTGTCATTGTGTCGCCAGTGTGCTATGGTCCCTCTGTATCCACAAAAAACCGAAGAAAGTTGGAGGGAGGTCGTTATGGCTGCAAAAACGGAACGGATCACCACCCGTGTCCCCGAGAATGTTCACGCCCTGCTGGAAAGGGCAGCGGGGCTTCTCGGATCGACCATGAACCAGTTCGTGGTCCAGGCGGCCGTCGATCGGGCGAAACAGGTCGTCGAGGATGAGAACATCATCCGGCTGAGCGGGGAATCGACCCGGTTGTTTTTCGAGACGCTGGAAAATCCTCCGGTGCCCGCCGCCAAACTGCTGGAAGCCGCCCGCGCTCATAAGGAACGGCTCAATGCTGCGGATTGAGGACCTGGGGAAGGACCACGACCGAAAGCACTTCGATTGCGGAGAACCGGCTCTCAACACCTTTCTTCAGACCCTGGCCCGACAACAGCAGGAGAAGGGGATCTCGAAAACCTTCGTTCTTGTCGATACGGCTCAACCGAAAATCATTCTCGGTTTTTTCTCTCTGACAGCCTGCGAGGTGGTCGCCGAGGATTTGCCGCCGGCCCTGGCAAAGAAATACCCCGCCAGGGCGCCGGGGGCCAAACTGGCACGACTGGCCATCGATCGGAGCCGGCAGCGCCGGGGCTACGGGCAGATCCTTATGATCGAGGCCATGAAGAAGGCTCTGCTGGTTGCCGATAATATCGGCATCATCGGATTCTTTGTCGACGCCAAGGGGCACGCGGCCAGGGTTTATTACGAGCAGTTCGGCTTCATCTCTTTCCGCGAGCGGCCTCTGGAAATGTTCCTGCCGCTGGCCACCCTCCGCCAGGTGATCGAAGCCGCCTCATGAAGACTATGGGCATTAAAACCCTTCTCCGCAGATGACGCAGATGGGCGCAGATGACAAAACAGGACTTTATCTGCCAAATGCCTTGACCTCCAACCCCTGACCGCGTAATGTTTATTTTGAAATTAAAAAAATATTACACCCTGCCGAAAGGGCAGAGCCGGAGCGATCCGGTGACGCAAAGTTTCAGGTCCGCTCTGGCGGATGGCTGGACTGTCGAAGGGGGTGGGTCTCCATTGGGAGTCAACCGACGGAAGCACTCATCTTTTCTTCAGAGATGGGTGCTTTTTTCGTTCGCTGCGGGGAAACGGCATGCTGATCAAACTCTATTCGCCCGATAATGAAATCGAGCTGGCCCTGATCAAGAGCCTCCTTGAGGGGTCGGATATCCCCTATTACGTCCAGAACGATCATTTCGGGTCGATGTATATCGGGCCGCAGATCAGGCTCTTCAACCGGAAAATGGTCATGGTCCCCCCCGCATATGAGGAGGGGGCAAAAGAGGTCCTTGCCGACTTTTTGCGAAATCAGGAAGCCGGGGCTGAGACTCCGGCCGAACCGGAGCAGAAGACCTCGATCCGGGACAAATTCCGGATGTTTATGGAAGTTCTCCTTTTTTTCTGGGTCGTTCCCGGCAAAAGATGGACCGGGAAAAAGAAGCGTTCCGACTCCGAATCCGTCGGCGACGAATGAACCGGCGAAGGGGGTTTTATCAGTAACCGGCGACCTAAATACAGTGTCAAGCAGGAGATCTTTAAAATCAATGCTCTTCTGGCGTTGATTGTTTTGCTCGTCTTCGGGTTTTTTATTTCGACCACTCTTTATTTTTCCGAATTGTCCAAGTCCCGCGCCGTCATCAGCCGGACAAATCATTCGATCAATATTCTACTTAGCGGTTATTTTGATGAATTAATTAACACCATTCTCGTGTTCGAGGAAAACGAGAATGTCAGGGAGGCCATGTCCCTTGGTGAAGAGGCTCATCGAAAAATCCTGGATCAATACAAATCGATCCTCAAAGCCAATAAAAACGTCAGACATATCTATTCCGGTTACAAAAACAAACTGATGCTGATCAACGACTACCCGGTCGATAAAGGCTTCGATCCGACCGACCGTCCCTGGTACCGGGCGGCCATGGCAAGCCGACCCGGGACGTCCATCGGTCTCCCCTACGAGGATTACATGACCGGGGAGCGGCTGATTTCCACCAGCCGGGCGCTCCGGCAGGCCGGGGGCGGATACGGCGGCGTCGTCAGCATCGACTGTTCCGTCAACCGGCTCGTCGACCTGATCGCCCAGCAGAACGAATACGAAACGGAATACAGTTTCGTCATGGACCTCTCGGGGAAAATGATCGTCCATCCCGACCCGGCGCTCCTCGGGAAACCGATCGGGGAGATAACGGCCGCCTACGGCGAGGCGAGCAAGGGGGATTTCGACTTCCGCCTCGGCCGCCGGGAGTTTCTCGCCCACTTCAGCTCCCTCCCCTCCCTCGGCTGGATCGTCGTGACCGTGGTGGAAAGGACGGAAATCTTCCGCCCCTTCATATCGCAGGCTCTTTTTCTCATCGGCCTGACCGGCCTCATCGCCGTCTTCCTGGGGTCTTTGCAGAGCATTGTCCTGAGCCGGCGTCTCTCCCGCCCGCTGCTGGAGCTGGGAAAAAAAATCAAGGCGACCATCGCCGGGGAAGAGCCGGGGTCCGGCGAATACATCTATCCGAACAACGAATTCGGTGTTATGGCCTGGGAAATCGAGCAGTTGGCGGAAAAGGAACTCAACGCCAAAACCCGGAAACTTCAGGCCAGCGAAGAGAAGCACCGTCTCCTCATCGAGCACACCCTTTCGGCCGTGGCCGTTCACGATATCATCCTGGACGAAGGCGGAAAGCCGGTCGATTACGATTTCCAGAGCGCCAACCCGGCCTTCGAAATCCAGACCGGGTTACGGGTGGCCGACATTCTGGGGCGCCGGGCCACCGAGGTCATGCCGGGCAACCCGACCCCCCCTTTTCTGGATATCTTCGGCCAGGTCGCCCTGACCGGCGGATCTGTCAGCTTCGAGGAGTATTGCCCGCCGCTCGGCCGGCACTATTTCATCAACGCCTATCGCCTGGGCGAGGGGCGCTTCGCCACCGTCTTCATGGACATTACCGACCGCAAGGAGGCGGAGGAGAGAATCCAGAAACTCGTCGCCCAGCTGGAAACCGAAAGGGATCTGGCCCAGAGCAATTCCCTGACGGACAGCATGACCGGACTGTTCAATCGCCGGTTTTTCGACACGGCGTTACGGACGGAATTTTCCCGGCACAAACGGTTGGGGTCGCACCTCTCCCTGATCATGCTCGACGTGGATCATTTCAAGAAATTTAACGACCGCTACGGTCATCTGGCCGGGGACGACTGCCTGCGCCGGATCGCCGAGGCCCTCAAGACCGTGGTCGAACGGGCCCCCGATATCGTCGCCCGCTACGGCGGCGAAGAGTTTGTCGCCCTCCTCCCCAATACCAACAGCCGGGGCGCCGCCCTCCTGGCCGGGCGCATCCGCGAAGCGGTGCTCAGGATGTGCCTCTCCCACGCCGACTCGGAGACGTCCGAGTTTGTCACCATCAGCCTCGGCGTGGCCACGGCGACGGATCATCTCCTGACGGATGAAGGGGAGCTCGTCGCCCTGGCCGACCAGGCGCTGTACCAGGCCAAGACGAACGGCCGCAACCGCATCGAGGTCCTGACCGCCACCCTTTAAGGTCGCCAGGCTCCGGCGCCCCCTCCCCCCCGTGCCCGGGGGCGTCCTCCCGAGGAGATTCCATGCAACCGGCCACCATCGACAGCATCAACGCCATCCCCCTTCTGGTGACCCTCGGCATCCGCATCACCGCCTTCGGCCCCGACTTCGCCGAGATGGAGGCGACGGTGGACGAGCGTCACCTCAACTACTTCGGCAGCGCCCACGGCGGCCTCCTGGCCACCCTCGTCGATACCGCCTGCTTCTTCCCCGAACCCCTCCTCCCCGCCGGCCGCCAGGTGACGACCAGCCAGCTCACCGTCAACTACCTGCGCCCCGTATCCAGCGGCGACCGCCTGGTCGCCCGGTCGAAAATCCTCCACCTCGGACGGCGCACCGTCCACCTCGACGTCTCCGTCCGCAACCAGGACGGCGCCCTGGTCGTTCACGGCACCGCCACCCTCCTCGATGTCACACCGGCCCCCTGATAATCCAGAAGAAAAGCCCTTCGCCCTACCCGTCTCTTCTCCTTCAGCCCCCCTCCTGGTTCAGGAGGGGCTGGGGGTGGTCAGGTGTGATTGCCGGCAACCACCCCCCGACCCCCTCCTTAACAAAGGAGGGGGGGCTGTTTTATTCATCTTCGTCGCGTCGTCGCGTGAAACCAGCCCTTGACGTTGCTCCCCTCCTGGTTCAGGAGGGGCTGGGGGTGGTCAGGTTTACCAGCAACCACCCCCCGGCCCCCTCCTTAACAAAGGAGGGGGAGCTGTTTTATTCATCTTCGTCGCGTCGTCGCGTGAAACCTGCCCTTGACTATCGCTCTTTTGGCCATGGCCCTATGATAGCAAAAAACGATTGCACACGTGCAGGTCATCTGCTAAATTCGAGGCATGAATGAACAGTCAGCATCGCAAAACGCTACTGGCGTTATTCGCCCAGCCCGTCCCGGCCAATCTGGAATGGCGGCGCATCGAGGCCCTGTTTCTTGCCCTTGGCGCAGAAATGGTCGAAGGGGCCGGGTCACGAGTGGCTTTCGTGCTCCATGACCGGCGGGCCGACTTTCATCGTCCGCATCCCGGCAAGGAAGCAAAACGTTACCAAGTGCGGGCGGCGCGGGAATTTCTCGAAGCTGCAGGAGTCACCTTATGAGCAAACCCCTTACCTATAACGGCTACGCGGCGCACGTCGAGTTTGACGCCGAAGATCGGTTGTTTGTCGGCCGCATCGCCGGGATCATCGACATCGTCACCTTTCACGGTGAATCGGTGACGGAGCTGGAGCAGGCATTTCAGGCTGCCGTCGACGATTACCTCCTTATGTCCGAGAAACTCGGACGCAAACCGCAAAAACCCTGCTCCGGCAAGCTTATGCTGCGCATCCCCCCGGAAGTCCATGCGCACGCGGTGATGATGGCCGCGGCGCACGGCAAGAGTCTGAACCAGTGGGCAGCGGATGTGCTGGCCAAAGCGGAGTAGACAATCTGGAAAACTGGGGAGTGTCCCGAATTTCCTTCAGCCCCCCTCCTGGTTCAGGAGGGGCTGGGGGTGGTCAGGTTTACCGGCAACCACCCCCCGACCCCCTCCTTAACAAAGGAGGGGGAGCTGTTTTATTCATCTTCGCCGCGTCGTCGCGTGAAACCAGCCCATTGCCCTTTTGATTTGCAGGTTGTAATCTACCATCCGAAACCAGACCTTTTTCCTCACGCGACGCCGCAACGACGCAACGCTGTTGGGTCAAGGTCAAAACCAGGATTGTAGATTCTCGTTGCGTCGTCGCGTCGTCGCGTGAAACCGGATTTTGCAGTGCCTTGCGTTGCTTCTGAGTATTTGGGGCGATTCTCACGGCATGATCCATAACCAGAAACCCAGAATCTTTGCCTCACGCGACGCCGCAACGACGCAACGCTTTTGGGTCAAGGTCAAAACCAGGATTGTAGATTCTCGTTGCGTCGTCGCGTCGTCGCGTGAAACCGGATTTTGCAGTGCCTTGAGTTGCTTCTGAGTATTTGGGGCGATTCTCACGGCATGATCCATAACCAGAAACCCAGAATCTTTGCCTCACGCGACGCCGCAACGACGCAACGCTTTTGGGTCAAGGTCAAAACCAGGATTGTAGATTCTCGTTGCGTCGTCGCGTCGTCGCGTGAAACCGGCCTTTGAGCAGCATCATCGCCCGAGAGATTAAAGGCATTAAAAATCGCCCCTCTTCCCAGCAAATTTCTTGACCTCCCCTCCCTGAAGTCGTAAGGTCTACGGCAACATTAAAATATCTTTCACCCCGCCGAAAAGGCAAAGCCGGAGCGATCCGGCGACGCAATGCAACAGGTCCGTTTCGGCGGACGGCTGAGCTGTCGAAGGGGGTGGGTTGCCGGGGATGGCGAGGGATGCGGCACTCATCTACTTAATTGGAGGCGGGTGCTTTTTTTGTGGGGATTTTTTGCCCGAGGGGTTGGATGAAACACCTTCACGTCACCTGCGCCATCATCGAACGGGACGGGCTTGTCCTGGCCGCCCAGCGCAGCGCCGCCATGAGCCTGCCCCTCAAGTGGGAGTTTCCCGGGGGGAAGATCGATCCGGGGGAGACTCCCGAGGAGTGTTTGAGGCGGGAGCTTGTGGAGGAGATGGGGGTTCGCGTTCGCGTGGGGGAGAGTTTGCCGGCCAGCACTCATCGGTATCCGACTTTTACCGTGACGCTTTATCCGTTTGTTTGTTCCATTGAAGCGGGGGAGATTGTTCTTCACGAGCATGCTGCGGTGAGTTGGCTGCCGGTGGGGGAGTTGCGTACTCTTGATTGGGCTGAGGCGGATTTGCCGGTGATTGAGTCATACATAGCGGTGAGTGTTGGGGTTGGTGGAGCTGTATGCTGAGTGAAAGTTACCCGGAATCCCAATGGAAAAAACCGCTAAGTTCTAGAGCCGTAACGTTGCGGGATATTTTTAGGTCACCCTGGAAAAACGGACGGTATTTATATTGTCAGCTGTTGATGTCGCGACCCCTATGCATATCTGGTTATCCTCTGCGTTCGCAAGCCTCTAGTAAGGAGGGGAAATGAGCTCCCAGTCCAACCGATATTGGGGCATCGCCTTGCTTTCGACCTTAGTTTTTTGCGGCTGTATGCTTCCGCTAAATGCTCCAACAGGAGAAATTCCGATCGCGTTACTGCATAATTCATATTCCTGCGAAACTTCGGATGAGGAGGCTAAGCTTACCGTTATCTCAGATCAAAACACATACGAGGGGTTATGGCGTCGCATCAATCGGTCATCACTGATGCCGCCATCAATACCGGGAACAAATTTTAAACGGTATGTACTTGTCTTGGTTGAGTTGGGTCGCCGAAATAACGCTGGGTATGGGCTGATATTGAGTGCATCTGATGCAACAATTAATAGTGGGGAGGTGACTCTGCCTGTGACTGCAATCACCCCTCAGTCCGAAACTTTCACACCCCAGGTGATGGTTTCGCCTTGCTTATTGGTACAGATAAATCGACAAGGTGTCGACACTGTGAATGCTTTGGGTATAACCCGCCAAGTTGCCCCAAATTGAGCAAAATGCAGGGAGGGTCTCCGTTCCAGGAGGTCCTCTGGGGACACTCTATCTTGGAGTCTGGGGGACGCAGGGGATTCGTTGACTCAAAAAAGGGCCAGTGACTTATGAGCGACACAAGGGGAGTGCGCCGACGGGTGCATGAGAAATTATAACTCTATTTATTGACCCCAAAAATCGACCTATAAGGTCATTTGAGAGGTTGTTTTTGGCTCTTTTTTCCTGCTTTACAGGTAGTTGTCTTGGTCCGACCCCGAAATGCTCTTGTTTGTTCCATTGAATCGGGGGAGATTGTTCTTCACGAGCATGCTGCGGTGAGTTGGTTGCCTGCGGGGGAGTTGCATACTCTTGATTGGGCTGAGGCGGATTTGCCGGTTATCGAATCTTACATGGCGGTGAGTGTTGGGGTTGCTGGTGCGGTGGGTTAAGTGAAGGATCCTCGGAGTTTCAATGGAGTAACCGTTGGGTACTATAACCGCAACGATGCGGGATTTTTTCAGGTCACCGTGGAAAAACGATTGGGGGGTTTCATTTGAACGATCAACACGGTCAGAAGTTGAGACGTGACCCCTCCGAATGACCGCATTTTTTGGAGTGGAGAAGTTGTGTATACGGCATCGCGCCGAAAATCCCGCTATTATGTGGGTACATCTTGATATTGTTCGGCAAAAAAGGGGGTTCAAATGAAATACAATGCGTTTAAATCTATAGTTAATTCGATAAAACAACCGGTGGAGCTTCTGACGCCCTCCGTCTCTTTCTCCGTGAAAGGTAAACGGGTCGTCCCCTACATTGAACCAAACTTTTCAAAGGTCGAGTTTTCCAAGGAGAAGCCGTCCATTCTACTTGTTTCAGCCGTGGGCGCATCAGGGAAGACCACTACCGCATGCGCCCTTTCATTCGATACACAATTGCCGGTTCTGGACCTAGCCAAACACAAACCGGTCGGCGACAACACTCTCACTGGCATTCTGACCTCCGCTTACCCTATCGAGAAGGTAGGTGCCGTTCTGGAAGGTCTTCGCGCGGGAACCCACGGCATCATCATCGACGGCATCGACGAAGCGAGATCTAAGACAACAGAACAAGGATTTGAGGCGTTTCTCGACGATTTGATCGAGCGCTCTAAGGGGTCCGCTAGCACCGCAATCGTAGTTTTTGGTCGGAGCCAAGTCCTGCTTACCACTTGGTGCTACCTTGTGGATAAGGATGCTGATGTTGGCATGGTACAGATCGATCCGTTCGATCTGGATCAGGCCAAGAGTTATATCGACTCCTGCGCGATAGAGGGCGATACTGGTCAGCAAGAGAATTACGAACAAGCCCGCGACGGCGTCTTAACCAGGCTCAGTGCAGCCTTCCAACCTGCCGCAGCTATGGTTGAGAATACCTTTTTGTCTTTCATCGGTTACCCTCCGGTTCTTGATGCCATCGGAACACTGCTGCGAACAGAGCGTAATTACCATAGCATTCAACAAGCATTGAGTGATGGCACCGGCGGCCAGTTAGAAATTAACCTTCTCATTCGGATTTCTGATTACCTGTTAGATCGGGAACATAAAGAAAAGGCATTGCCCAATTTTATTAATCAGATCGTGACGGACGCTGGTGCATCCTATGGTGAGGCGTTACGGCAGTCTCTTTTTAGCAACGAGGAGCAGTGTGCGAGAATCTTATCACGGGCACTTTCCCGCCCATTTCCCCTCCGGGTTATTGAGGACAACGCGTTAAACGAACGGTATGAACAAGCAGTAGCAACATGGTGTCCCGAACACCCATTTCTTGACGACACCCGCGTACGCAACGTTGTATTCGCTGCGGTTGCGATCACGCGTTGTGCGCTCAGTAGCATCCCTGAATACCGAACACTTGCTCATGAATATACGAGCGCGATTCGACCAACTTACCACCTTCTTTACATAATGGCTGAGCTTGGTAAAGCACGCGAGATCAGTGTCCAGTGTTTCAATATGCTGATACAGTCATGCTCAGAATTTTTGGACCTTAACGTTGAAATCTCCATCAACATAGATGGAGAATCTTGGGAGGACCAAGATCAAGAAAATGACAAGACTGCCGAACTCACAATTGAAATAAAATTTCCAGAGAAAGAACAAGAACGTACCTTCATTTTTAAGGGAATTGTTGATAATGAAACTATTTCACTTGGTCCCTATCTTATAAACACAAGAGTGACACTTCCTTGTCATATCGATTTGTCGAGTACCCCGGCAGTCGAGGCGATTGGCGATTGTTCCATTTTTGCGCCAGTCGTGCGATTTGATACTCCTGACCTGATTATTCGAAGCGTCCCCAAACGAACGCAAGATGCCACAAAGGGGAATGCTGGATTGTTCATCAATGCTCGAAAGGCACAAGGCCACGCCGGTGCGGTTTCACTTGGAGCGGGGGATATCGAGATTCAGTGTGTCGAACATAGTCTTGTTCATCCCCTTGCAAAGTATGCTCGAAAAGTGGTGCCGGAGCTTGCCGACCCGACACTTCGAGAGAAATATCGGAGACTGCGAAGGATTTTCTCGGAATTTGCATCGCACAGTAAAGGTGGACTGGCAAAGTACCGGGATAAGATTGAGCACCAACGA
This region includes:
- a CDS encoding diguanylate cyclase domain-containing protein, with the translated sequence MSKSRAVISRTNHSINILLSGYFDELINTILVFEENENVREAMSLGEEAHRKILDQYKSILKANKNVRHIYSGYKNKLMLINDYPVDKGFDPTDRPWYRAAMASRPGTSIGLPYEDYMTGERLISTSRALRQAGGGYGGVVSIDCSVNRLVDLIAQQNEYETEYSFVMDLSGKMIVHPDPALLGKPIGEITAAYGEASKGDFDFRLGRREFLAHFSSLPSLGWIVVTVVERTEIFRPFISQALFLIGLTGLIAVFLGSLQSIVLSRRLSRPLLELGKKIKATIAGEEPGSGEYIYPNNEFGVMAWEIEQLAEKELNAKTRKLQASEEKHRLLIEHTLSAVAVHDIILDEGGKPVDYDFQSANPAFEIQTGLRVADILGRRATEVMPGNPTPPFLDIFGQVALTGGSVSFEEYCPPLGRHYFINAYRLGEGRFATVFMDITDRKEAEERIQKLVAQLETERDLAQSNSLTDSMTGLFNRRFFDTALRTEFSRHKRLGSHLSLIMLDVDHFKKFNDRYGHLAGDDCLRRIAEALKTVVERAPDIVARYGGEEFVALLPNTNSRGAALLAGRIREAVLRMCLSHADSETSEFVTISLGVATATDHLLTDEGELVALADQALYQAKTNGRNRIEVLTATL
- a CDS encoding type II toxin-antitoxin system HicA family toxin, which translates into the protein MNSQHRKTLLALFAQPVPANLEWRRIEALFLALGAEMVEGAGSRVAFVLHDRRADFHRPHPGKEAKRYQVRAAREFLEAAGVTL
- a CDS encoding (deoxy)nucleoside triphosphate pyrophosphohydrolase; the protein is MKHLHVTCAIIERDGLVLAAQRSAAMSLPLKWEFPGGKIDPGETPEECLRRELVEEMGVRVRVGESLPASTHRYPTFTVTLYPFVCSIEAGEIVLHEHAAVSWLPVGELRTLDWAEADLPVIESYIAVSVGVGGAVC
- a CDS encoding GNAT family N-acetyltransferase, yielding MLRIEDLGKDHDRKHFDCGEPALNTFLQTLARQQQEKGISKTFVLVDTAQPKIILGFFSLTACEVVAEDLPPALAKKYPARAPGAKLARLAIDRSRQRRGYGQILMIEAMKKALLVADNIGIIGFFVDAKGHAARVYYEQFGFISFRERPLEMFLPLATLRQVIEAAS
- a CDS encoding type II toxin-antitoxin system HicB family antitoxin codes for the protein MSKPLTYNGYAAHVEFDAEDRLFVGRIAGIIDIVTFHGESVTELEQAFQAAVDDYLLMSEKLGRKPQKPCSGKLMLRIPPEVHAHAVMMAAAHGKSLNQWAADVLAKAE
- a CDS encoding PaaI family thioesterase — protein: MQPATIDSINAIPLLVTLGIRITAFGPDFAEMEATVDERHLNYFGSAHGGLLATLVDTACFFPEPLLPAGRQVTTSQLTVNYLRPVSSGDRLVARSKILHLGRRTVHLDVSVRNQDGALVVHGTATLLDVTPAP
- a CDS encoding putative signal transducing protein yields the protein MLIKLYSPDNEIELALIKSLLEGSDIPYYVQNDHFGSMYIGPQIRLFNRKMVMVPPAYEEGAKEVLADFLRNQEAGAETPAEPEQKTSIRDKFRMFMEVLLFFWVVPGKRWTGKKKRSDSESVGDE
- a CDS encoding DUF1778 domain-containing protein produces the protein MAAKTERITTRVPENVHALLERAAGLLGSTMNQFVVQAAVDRAKQVVEDENIIRLSGESTRLFFETLENPPVPAAKLLEAARAHKERLNAAD